From one Bacillus sp. Marseille-P3661 genomic stretch:
- the galU gene encoding UTP--glucose-1-phosphate uridylyltransferase GalU codes for MKKVRKAIIPAAGMGTRFLPATKAQPKEMLPIVDKPTIQYIIEEAVASGIEDIIIVTGRGKRAIEDHFDKSYELEETLSKKGKTSILEEVQSISNLANIHYIRQKEPKGLGHAIACASRFIGDEPFAVLLGDDIVHSPGNPCLKQLIDVFERYNSSVIGVQQVPDEDVSKYGIISMSSGEIDKGVFHINDLVEKPALSAAPSNYAIMGRYILRPEIFNVLEKVEPGAGGEIQLTDAIKLLNEMQMVVAYNFDGQRHDVGDKFGFIKATIEFALEREDLRGSILEYLETVVEKGKVTQ; via the coding sequence ATGAAGAAAGTAAGGAAAGCGATTATTCCAGCTGCTGGTATGGGGACGCGTTTTTTACCTGCAACAAAGGCGCAGCCAAAAGAGATGTTACCGATCGTTGATAAGCCAACGATTCAATATATTATTGAAGAAGCAGTTGCATCGGGGATTGAAGATATTATTATTGTTACTGGTCGTGGCAAGCGTGCGATCGAAGACCATTTTGATAAGTCATATGAGTTGGAAGAGACTTTATCTAAAAAAGGTAAGACAAGTATTTTGGAGGAAGTGCAAAGTATTAGTAATCTAGCAAATATTCATTATATCAGGCAAAAGGAACCTAAAGGATTAGGTCATGCGATTGCTTGTGCTAGTCGATTTATTGGAGATGAACCTTTTGCGGTGTTGTTAGGTGATGATATTGTTCATTCTCCTGGGAATCCGTGTCTTAAGCAGTTGATTGATGTATTTGAAAGGTATAATTCGTCTGTTATTGGTGTTCAACAAGTACCAGACGAGGATGTTTCGAAGTATGGTATTATCTCTATGAGTAGCGGCGAAATTGATAAGGGTGTTTTTCATATAAATGATTTAGTTGAGAAACCAGCTTTATCTGCAGCGCCATCTAATTATGCAATTATGGGTCGTTATATATTAAGACCGGAGATTTTTAATGTGTTGGAAAAAGTGGAGCCGGGGGCTGGTGGTGAGATTCAGTTAACGGATGCGATTAAGCTGTTAAATGAAATGCAAATGGTTGTGGCGTATAATTTTGATGGTCAACGTCATGATGTTGGTGATAAGTTTGGGTTTATTAAGGCGACGATTGAGTTTGCGTTGGAGAGAGAAGATTTGAGGGGAAGTATTTTAGAGTATTTGGAGACGGTGGTTGAGAAGGGGAAGGTAACGCAGTAG
- a CDS encoding type II secretion system protein produces the protein MGFEVSKEEVVVMLIYSFDNELQDSTQLNFKLVNSKGFTLLEVLAVFVIFGIFTAIAVPVVSDLIEKSKVRVCNTNTLQVKQMYEMDLHLKGMEHSETVFRQFLLSYGTQVCPDDGMFSYVDGEVMCSIHPIVIDVEDVDDTEDEGSVPFL, from the coding sequence ATGGGTTTTGAAGTATCAAAGGAAGAAGTGGTCGTTATGTTAATATACTCTTTCGATAATGAACTTCAAGATTCGACACAATTAAATTTCAAATTAGTTAACTCAAAGGGCTTTACTTTACTAGAAGTCCTAGCGGTGTTTGTTATATTTGGAATTTTCACAGCAATAGCCGTTCCGGTTGTTAGTGATCTAATTGAAAAATCAAAAGTAAGAGTATGTAATACGAATACTTTGCAGGTAAAGCAAATGTATGAAATGGATCTGCATTTGAAAGGGATGGAACACTCTGAAACGGTGTTTAGGCAATTTTTGCTTAGTTATGGCACTCAGGTTTGTCCAGACGATGGTATGTTTAGTTATGTGGATGGTGAGGTTATGTGTAGTATACATCCTATTGTCATTGATGTCGAGGATGTTGATGACACTGAAGATGAGGGAAGTGTTCCGTTTCTTTAG
- a CDS encoding CpsD/CapB family tyrosine-protein kinase: MLALRRKSKKTSFADSKHRSLITHYEKKSPISEQYRTIRTNIEFAAVDQNLKTIVITSAGPAEGKSTTVANLAVVFAQQDKKVLLIDADLRKPTVHYTMKVDNTVGLTNVLTGQATLEDAIKSTEVDHLSVLTSGPIPPNPAEMLGSIAMKKLLQNCAEQFDMILIDSPPVLAVTDAHVLANIADGSILITKSGQTEYEMAIKASDLLRNAKAKLLGAVLNHKELKQNQYYYYYGNK, encoded by the coding sequence ATGTTGGCTCTTAGACGCAAATCGAAAAAGACTAGTTTCGCAGATAGTAAGCATCGCAGCTTAATCACTCATTACGAAAAAAAGTCACCAATCTCTGAGCAATATCGAACGATTCGTACAAATATTGAATTCGCAGCAGTTGATCAAAACTTAAAAACGATCGTTATCACATCTGCAGGTCCTGCCGAAGGAAAGTCTACGACTGTTGCGAATCTAGCCGTTGTGTTTGCACAACAGGATAAAAAAGTTCTATTAATTGATGCAGACTTACGCAAACCAACTGTACACTATACAATGAAGGTTGATAATACAGTAGGACTAACAAACGTCCTCACAGGTCAAGCCACTCTCGAAGATGCTATTAAAAGCACAGAGGTTGACCATTTAAGTGTATTAACATCAGGTCCTATTCCACCTAACCCTGCTGAAATGTTAGGATCGATAGCGATGAAAAAACTTTTACAAAATTGTGCAGAGCAATTTGATATGATCTTAATTGACTCACCGCCAGTTTTAGCAGTAACCGATGCACATGTTCTTGCAAATATTGCTGATGGCTCTATATTAATAACCAAAAGCGGACAAACTGAATATGAAATGGCCATTAAAGCATCAGACTTGCTACGAAACGCCAAAGCAAAGCTACTAGGTGCCGTTTTAAACCATAAAGAATTAAAGCAAAACCAATATTATTACTACTACGGTAACAAATAA
- a CDS encoding beta-1,6-N-acetylglucosaminyltransferase, translating to MRKAIIIFIYNKPEQANLLIEQLLSDKDADVFIHVDKKYEYLKSQLLKDERVIIVNNNISVDWGSDNLLNAHLLVCKEIIKRDIYEYVLTVSGSDMMIREGLNEFLEKHKGEVFIDSFEQDFIRRIYLLRKWPKAMRTLRNNLFDPIRILRRFRIELFKRNYPFSKKKVEYDTSNITFYKCYFWFAMPIEVVNYVIKFVEDNPKFLEIYKGGFVADEGFWATVIMNSPYKDRITYSDGVAKSLTYYGKFTRNHHPPTLAMKDIEELEASGKFFARKFDLNEDKEVIDYFYKKILGV from the coding sequence TTGCGTAAAGCTATAATTATTTTTATTTATAATAAACCTGAACAAGCTAATTTATTAATTGAACAACTATTATCTGATAAGGATGCGGATGTTTTTATCCATGTAGATAAAAAATATGAATACCTTAAATCTCAGCTATTAAAAGATGAAAGAGTAATTATTGTAAATAATAATATTAGCGTAGATTGGGGATCAGATAACCTTTTAAATGCTCATTTACTAGTTTGTAAAGAGATCATTAAAAGAGACATATATGAGTACGTTTTAACTGTTTCTGGTTCAGATATGATGATACGTGAGGGTTTAAACGAATTTTTAGAGAAGCATAAAGGTGAAGTGTTTATTGACAGTTTTGAACAAGATTTTATAAGACGTATTTATCTTTTGCGTAAATGGCCGAAGGCAATGAGAACACTAAGAAATAATCTGTTCGATCCTATAAGGATATTAAGAAGATTTCGAATTGAGTTGTTTAAGAGGAACTATCCATTCAGTAAAAAGAAAGTTGAATATGACACATCTAATATTACTTTTTACAAATGTTATTTTTGGTTTGCAATGCCTATAGAAGTAGTTAATTATGTTATTAAATTCGTGGAAGACAATCCTAAGTTTTTAGAAATTTATAAGGGTGGATTTGTCGCAGATGAAGGTTTTTGGGCTACGGTTATTATGAACTCGCCTTACAAAGATCGAATTACTTATAGTGATGGAGTCGCAAAAAGCTTAACCTATTATGGGAAGTTCACTCGAAATCATCATCCACCTACTCTCGCTATGAAAGATATTGAAGAGTTAGAAGCTTCAGGTAAATTTTTCGCTAGGAAATTTGACCTTAATGAAGATAAGGAAGTAATAGATTATTTCTATAAAAAAATATTGGGTGTATAA
- a CDS encoding S-layer homology domain-containing protein, which yields MTKRKALQSTLATSIAVSAVFSVAAPSLASAEDTTPRYTKLENNINLLMPNLRDWEKQNINTVLSEITVISPVWNDVFANVTFAGDATSKKDAIKLITVTVIDMLNGELSGTSTESAAEKWTNFKLENSTNLETLFGSDWELTLDQLFDFIAVYYSPNHLENTMITIMTSNLDTSQITNEILAAAKTAYGEENSAALDSKIQQSLSISLDDFFGIYENVISETDDENLVQDALTSSLFRYKGGKMQYVNGDDTTTVVNAVNGNTFTKDNSSKDFIVSYGDDIANISELLQVLKDLSITDSNLTWDIENLPGETTTLPSLNDNQLTFNESGSFILCAKIQDTAGRTHTVIQEKITIQNPLSNSDNTDSNSSNGNNAGGVSTQPTTPPDDATGNIEKVTLPNGVVKVVAKADETKIAELISKGELNEKVAITISKAQNEVAEAVISTNAIAALVAYNPNTVIEIATTEGKYELPAKEINIDSLANQLGVSAENVEVSIAVNAVEYNGDALADQNLQSVAPVLEFTIHARSGDKSLEIDKFTQYINRSVTASKSVNPNQIVAVRLNHDGSLAPVPTLANGKDITFKSRSNSMYTVVENDVSFADIEGSWARNDITTLANKLIIKGVDDQNFAPKAETTRAELAILLTRALGLQGQQATKVSFKDVKGNEWFAKDLAVAAEAGLVGGYEDGTFKANQTVTRQEAAAMIKRAMDYTSYDPTQLKTFVSPADQYSDYNEVGDWAKGDVEIITQAGIMSGDDKGTFNPTDNTTREQLASILKRFMTFVKFTN from the coding sequence ATGACAAAAAGAAAAGCATTACAATCGACGTTGGCCACTTCAATCGCAGTTAGTGCTGTATTTAGTGTCGCAGCACCCTCTTTAGCATCAGCTGAAGATACAACGCCTCGATATACAAAGCTAGAAAATAATATTAACCTATTAATGCCCAATCTAAGAGACTGGGAGAAACAAAATATTAATACGGTTTTAAGTGAAATAACCGTTATCTCTCCTGTATGGAATGATGTTTTTGCAAACGTTACGTTTGCAGGTGATGCTACTTCTAAAAAAGATGCGATAAAATTAATAACGGTAACTGTAATTGATATGCTTAATGGTGAATTATCTGGAACATCCACTGAATCTGCTGCAGAAAAGTGGACAAACTTTAAGCTTGAGAATAGCACTAATCTAGAAACGCTATTTGGGTCTGATTGGGAACTAACATTAGACCAGCTCTTTGACTTTATCGCTGTGTACTATTCACCTAATCATTTAGAAAACACCATGATTACGATTATGACTAGCAATCTAGATACATCACAAATAACAAACGAAATCTTAGCTGCTGCTAAAACAGCGTATGGTGAAGAAAATTCCGCTGCATTGGATAGTAAAATCCAACAGTCATTAAGCATTTCTTTAGATGATTTCTTTGGTATCTATGAAAATGTTATTTCCGAAACTGATGATGAAAACTTAGTTCAAGATGCCTTAACATCTTCTTTATTCCGTTATAAAGGCGGTAAAATGCAATATGTGAATGGTGACGATACAACTACAGTAGTAAACGCTGTAAATGGCAATACTTTTACAAAAGATAATTCGTCAAAAGACTTTATTGTATCATATGGTGATGATATCGCTAACATCTCTGAGCTATTACAGGTATTAAAGGATTTAAGCATTACGGATTCAAATTTAACGTGGGATATTGAAAATCTTCCAGGTGAGACTACTACATTACCAAGTTTAAATGATAATCAACTGACTTTTAATGAATCTGGCTCATTTATTTTATGTGCCAAAATTCAAGATACAGCAGGCCGAACACATACAGTCATCCAGGAGAAAATTACGATCCAAAATCCACTATCTAATAGTGATAATACCGATAGTAATAGTTCTAATGGAAATAACGCTGGTGGTGTTTCTACACAACCAACCACCCCACCTGACGATGCTACTGGTAATATAGAAAAAGTAACCTTACCTAACGGAGTTGTTAAGGTTGTTGCCAAAGCCGATGAAACAAAAATTGCTGAGTTAATTTCTAAAGGTGAACTTAATGAAAAAGTAGCCATTACGATTAGTAAAGCTCAAAATGAAGTGGCTGAAGCCGTTATTTCAACAAATGCTATTGCAGCACTTGTCGCTTATAATCCGAATACTGTCATTGAGATTGCAACAACTGAAGGTAAATATGAACTTCCTGCGAAAGAAATTAACATTGATTCACTTGCGAATCAACTTGGCGTTTCAGCTGAAAATGTTGAAGTTTCAATTGCAGTGAATGCTGTGGAATATAACGGGGATGCTTTAGCGGATCAAAACCTGCAATCAGTGGCACCTGTTCTTGAATTTACCATTCATGCTCGTTCTGGTGACAAGAGTTTAGAGATTGATAAATTCACACAATATATTAATAGATCTGTTACAGCTTCTAAATCTGTTAATCCTAATCAAATTGTCGCTGTTCGTTTAAATCATGACGGTTCCCTTGCGCCTGTTCCAACATTAGCAAACGGCAAAGATATTACCTTCAAGAGCCGTTCGAATAGTATGTACACTGTAGTAGAAAATGATGTTTCATTTGCGGATATAGAAGGATCATGGGCTAGAAATGATATCACAACTTTAGCTAACAAGCTTATTATTAAAGGCGTAGACGATCAAAACTTTGCACCAAAAGCAGAAACAACTCGTGCGGAGCTTGCGATCCTATTAACTCGTGCACTTGGCCTACAAGGGCAGCAGGCTACAAAAGTAAGCTTTAAGGATGTAAAGGGGAATGAGTGGTTTGCGAAGGATTTAGCGGTCGCTGCTGAAGCTGGCTTAGTTGGTGGTTATGAAGATGGTACGTTTAAGGCAAATCAAACGGTCACACGCCAAGAAGCCGCAGCTATGATCAAGCGCGCTATGGACTATACATCATATGATCCTACGCAATTAAAAACTTTCGTAAGTCCGGCTGACCAATATAGTGATTATAACGAAGTTGGCGACTGGGCAAAAGGTGACGTTGAAATCATCACTCAAGCAGGCATTATGAGCGGTGACGACAAAGGAACCTTCAACCCAACAGACAACACAACAAGAGAACAACTAGCATCCATCCTAAAACGATTCATGACATTCGTTAAATTCACTAACTAG
- a CDS encoding tyrosine-protein phosphatase, which translates to MIDLHSHILPGIDDGPKTIEESLELAKHAVSNGIKTMFATPHHKNGSYENAKTKILQEVEYLNKRLLEEEIELTILPGQEVRIYGEIPEAYDEEEILTLNHTPYLFIELPSSHVPKYAGQILFDLQVKGLKPIIVHPERNSQIIEHSDTLYHLVKKGALTQLTASSITGDFGKKIQKFSFNLIQAGMAHFIASDTHNVTTRANKLRDAYEVIEKEFGTETRFYFQENAEIVANNQTIYAGPPERIKRKKFLGIF; encoded by the coding sequence GTGATTGATTTACATAGTCATATCCTACCAGGTATAGATGATGGACCCAAAACAATCGAAGAAAGTCTCGAGCTTGCTAAGCACGCTGTAAGCAACGGAATAAAGACCATGTTTGCTACACCTCACCATAAAAACGGTTCCTATGAAAATGCAAAAACCAAAATTCTACAAGAAGTAGAATACTTAAATAAAAGACTACTAGAAGAAGAAATCGAGCTAACTATCTTACCAGGTCAAGAGGTCAGGATATATGGAGAAATACCGGAAGCCTACGATGAGGAAGAAATACTCACATTAAATCACACACCGTATTTGTTCATCGAACTCCCATCAAGTCACGTTCCTAAATATGCAGGTCAAATTCTTTTTGATCTTCAAGTAAAAGGATTAAAGCCAATCATCGTTCATCCCGAACGCAACTCACAAATTATTGAACATTCGGATACACTTTATCATTTAGTTAAAAAAGGGGCTTTAACTCAACTAACCGCCTCGAGTATAACTGGAGATTTTGGAAAGAAAATTCAGAAGTTCTCATTTAATTTGATACAAGCTGGCATGGCCCATTTCATTGCATCAGATACCCACAATGTTACGACCCGTGCCAACAAACTAAGAGACGCCTACGAGGTGATTGAAAAGGAATTTGGAACCGAAACTCGTTTTTACTTCCAAGAAAACGCTGAAATCGTAGCAAACAACCAAACCATCTATGCCGGACCACCCGAACGAATTAAACGAAAAAAGTTTCTTGGAATCTTTTAA
- a CDS encoding YveK family protein yields the protein MKESMEEISLKEIFQTLKKRLWLIISLACIAAIASAIISFFVLTPIYQSSTQILVNQAKSEQAIYNVNDIRTNIELINTYNVIIKSPVILDKVIEELELNRSYGQLNSQITVGSENNSQVVAITVQDPDPVMAAKIANTTATVFQRDIVNIMNVDNVSILAQADEGGNPSPIKPRPTLNIAIAIVVGLMAGVGLAFLLEYLDNTIKSEQDVERILDLPVLGTVTVIDVEKELKVRDQQIASAKIGSEHVGS from the coding sequence ATGAAAGAAAGCATGGAAGAAATCAGTTTAAAAGAAATATTCCAAACGCTTAAAAAACGTCTATGGTTAATTATATCGCTTGCATGCATTGCTGCTATTGCAAGTGCAATTATAAGTTTCTTTGTGTTAACACCTATCTATCAATCTTCTACTCAAATACTAGTTAACCAAGCCAAAAGTGAACAAGCAATCTATAATGTAAACGACATTCGCACAAATATCGAACTTATTAATACGTATAATGTCATTATTAAAAGCCCAGTTATTTTAGACAAAGTTATCGAAGAATTGGAACTAAACCGTTCATACGGACAATTAAACAGCCAAATTACAGTTGGTAGCGAAAATAACTCTCAAGTCGTTGCGATTACTGTACAAGACCCTGATCCTGTGATGGCTGCCAAAATCGCAAATACAACCGCTACCGTTTTCCAACGCGACATTGTTAATATTATGAACGTTGATAACGTAAGCATTTTAGCCCAAGCAGATGAAGGTGGGAATCCATCACCCATTAAACCGCGACCTACGTTGAACATTGCCATTGCGATCGTTGTAGGCTTAATGGCAGGTGTCGGGCTTGCATTTTTACTAGAGTATCTTGATAACACCATTAAATCTGAACAAGATGTAGAACGAATACTGGATCTTCCTGTATTAGGTACCGTTACAGTTATTGATGTAGAAAAGGAACTAAAAGTCCGTGATCAACAGATTGCATCTGCAAAGATAGGAAGTGAACATGTTGGCTCTTAG
- a CDS encoding DegT/DnrJ/EryC1/StrS family aminotransferase: MKERIFLSSPHMSDEGYEMQYVKEAFDTNWIAPLGENVNGFERELAEKVGSKAAAALSSGTAAIHLALKAAGVGEGDIVFCPTLTFSATANPIIYQNAIPVFIDSDYETWNMSPKALEEAFEKYPEVKAVLVVHLYGLSADMDKIMEICKKHNVAVIEDAAESLGTYYKGKHTGTFGDYGIFSFNGNKIITTSGGGMLVSNNEERIAKARFWATQSRDQARHYQHSELGFNYRMSNVVAGIGRGQLKVLDQRVEKKRYIFEFYEKELGGFEGVKFMPSNEWDEPNYWLSSMTLTGKVRPNDIMEALEKENIESRPIWKPMHMQPYFEKYDFVGTDVSEKLFENGVCLPSDTKMTDEDLARVVGIILKLWAR, encoded by the coding sequence GTGAAAGAAAGAATATTCCTCTCTTCACCACATATGAGTGATGAAGGTTATGAAATGCAATATGTTAAGGAAGCTTTTGATACAAACTGGATTGCTCCCCTTGGTGAAAACGTAAATGGATTTGAAAGAGAGCTTGCTGAGAAGGTTGGTTCTAAAGCTGCTGCAGCACTGTCTTCAGGAACAGCTGCTATTCATCTAGCGCTTAAAGCAGCAGGAGTCGGAGAAGGGGATATTGTATTTTGTCCAACACTAACTTTCTCTGCTACTGCAAATCCAATCATCTATCAAAATGCTATTCCTGTATTTATCGACAGTGATTATGAAACTTGGAATATGAGCCCAAAAGCATTAGAAGAAGCCTTTGAAAAGTATCCAGAAGTAAAGGCAGTACTGGTCGTTCATCTATATGGTTTGTCAGCAGATATGGACAAAATTATGGAGATTTGTAAGAAACATAACGTAGCGGTTATTGAAGATGCTGCTGAGTCTCTAGGTACTTACTATAAAGGTAAGCATACTGGAACTTTCGGTGACTATGGCATCTTCTCTTTTAATGGAAACAAGATTATCACAACTTCCGGGGGTGGAATGCTTGTTTCTAATAATGAAGAGAGAATTGCTAAGGCGAGATTTTGGGCCACTCAATCCCGGGATCAGGCAAGACATTATCAACATAGTGAATTAGGATTTAATTATAGAATGAGTAATGTTGTTGCTGGGATTGGTAGAGGGCAGCTTAAGGTGTTGGATCAGAGAGTTGAGAAGAAGAGATATATTTTTGAGTTTTATGAAAAAGAACTTGGTGGATTTGAAGGGGTTAAGTTTATGCCTAGTAATGAATGGGATGAACCAAATTACTGGTTAAGCTCGATGACTTTGACTGGCAAGGTAAGACCAAACGATATTATGGAGGCTCTTGAAAAAGAAAATATTGAATCAAGACCAATTTGGAAGCCGATGCATATGCAGCCATACTTTGAGAAGTATGATTTTGTTGGCACGGATGTTTCAGAAAAGCTATTTGAAAATGGTGTTTGTTTGCCTTCTGATACGAAGATGACTGATGAAGATTTAGCCAGAGTAGTGGGAATAATATTGAAACTTTGGGCAAGGTGA
- a CDS encoding polysaccharide biosynthesis protein, translating to MSYKTRLLALVTVDSFIVAFSIFLSFYFLNPNAGRNFETVMISSLLLLLSHHLFSYILGLYRRAWRYASLEELLGIIFVVTASIVSVATIQEMMYRDVYERGLTVTWMMHVILIGGVRFTWRYYNLYQISLKPLYAKEVATNRKRTLIIGAGSAGRMLARQLKESSQSGLLPVAYLDDSPQLQNLKVAGIPVAGKVDALPQVVKDNKIQHIVIAMPSVKHSRVAEIVTDAKRVCQNVQILPLIEDLILGNVSVNHIRDVSIEDLLGREPVKLDSPGIEAKIQNQVIVVTGAGGSIGSELCRQLCQFNPAQIVLLGHGENSIYSIELELKNDFPFIDFPTEIADVQDRKRIFAVMDKYKPTFVFHAAAHKHVPLMERNPKEAVKNNIFGTKNVAEAADAAGVHTFVLVSTDKAVNPTNVMGSTKRFAEMVIQDLDRKSNTTFVAVRFGNVLGSRGSVIPIFQQQIKKGGPVTVTHPEMTRYFMTIPEASRLVIQAGALARGGEIFVLDMGEPVKIVDLARNLIRLSGFTEDEIKIKFSGIRPGEKMYEELLNENEVHPEQVFPKIHIGKATSGQEHIMMDFIERFENMSDEEVSVRIKDIANNRVKDEDVVREKKLAVVVNS from the coding sequence ATGTCTTACAAAACTAGATTGCTAGCATTAGTGACTGTAGATTCGTTCATTGTCGCATTCTCGATTTTCCTTTCTTTTTATTTTCTAAATCCGAATGCAGGACGAAACTTTGAAACGGTTATGATTAGTTCACTTTTGTTACTTCTTTCACATCATTTGTTTTCTTATATACTAGGGTTGTATCGACGTGCATGGCGTTATGCTAGTTTAGAAGAATTACTTGGGATAATTTTCGTTGTGACCGCATCTATTGTTTCGGTGGCCACAATCCAAGAAATGATGTATAGAGATGTATATGAGCGCGGCTTAACCGTTACATGGATGATGCATGTTATATTGATCGGTGGTGTCCGGTTCACATGGCGTTATTATAACTTATATCAAATTTCGCTTAAGCCTTTATATGCAAAAGAGGTTGCAACAAATCGGAAACGAACACTAATTATTGGCGCGGGTTCAGCAGGACGAATGTTGGCGCGACAATTAAAAGAAAGCTCACAATCAGGTTTATTGCCTGTTGCTTATCTTGATGATTCACCCCAGCTTCAAAACCTGAAAGTTGCAGGTATACCGGTTGCAGGTAAGGTTGATGCGTTGCCACAAGTTGTTAAGGATAATAAGATTCAGCATATTGTTATTGCGATGCCATCTGTCAAACATAGTCGTGTAGCTGAAATTGTGACGGATGCTAAACGTGTTTGTCAAAACGTTCAAATTCTTCCTCTAATAGAGGATTTAATCCTTGGTAATGTTTCAGTTAACCATATTCGTGATGTATCGATTGAAGATTTATTGGGTCGCGAGCCTGTAAAATTAGATTCTCCAGGAATTGAAGCGAAAATTCAAAACCAAGTGATTGTTGTGACAGGAGCCGGTGGTTCGATTGGCTCAGAGCTATGTCGTCAGCTTTGTCAATTTAATCCAGCGCAAATTGTTTTACTTGGTCATGGAGAAAATAGTATTTACAGTATTGAACTTGAATTAAAAAATGACTTTCCATTTATAGATTTCCCGACAGAAATTGCAGATGTTCAAGATCGAAAGCGAATTTTTGCTGTCATGGATAAGTACAAGCCAACGTTTGTTTTTCATGCAGCAGCACATAAGCATGTGCCGTTAATGGAGCGCAATCCAAAAGAAGCGGTTAAAAATAATATTTTCGGAACAAAAAATGTGGCGGAAGCTGCGGACGCTGCAGGTGTTCATACATTTGTACTTGTATCGACAGATAAAGCTGTGAATCCTACGAATGTGATGGGTTCAACAAAGCGTTTTGCAGAAATGGTGATCCAAGATCTTGATCGTAAAAGTAACACGACGTTTGTGGCGGTTCGATTCGGGAATGTACTTGGCAGCCGCGGCAGTGTAATACCGATTTTTCAACAGCAAATTAAAAAAGGTGGACCAGTTACAGTTACACATCCGGAGATGACACGGTATTTTATGACAATACCGGAAGCATCAAGATTGGTAATCCAAGCAGGCGCTTTGGCTCGTGGCGGCGAAATTTTCGTGCTTGATATGGGTGAGCCTGTTAAGATTGTGGATTTAGCTAGAAACTTGATTCGATTATCTGGATTCACAGAGGATGAAATTAAAATTAAGTTTAGTGGAATCCGTCCTGGTGAGAAGATGTATGAAGAACTATTAAATGAAAATGAAGTCCATCCTGAGCAGGTGTTCCCAAAGATTCATATTGGGAAAGCGACGAGTGGACAAGAGCATATAATGATGGATTTTATTGAGCGGTTTGAAAATATGAGCGATGAAGAGGTTAGTGTAAGGATTAAGGATATTGCGAATAACCGAGTTAAGGATGAAGATGTGGTAAGAGAGAAGAAATTGGCTGTGGTTGTGAATAGCTAA
- a CDS encoding sugar transferase — MKMKKVFKIDKHQHIKSGIYKTYFKRPLDVILALMAIILLSPALLVIAILIRVKLGSPVIFKQTRPGLNERIFTLYKFRTMTDEKDEYGKLLSDEIRLTKFGKFIRSTSLDELPELFNILKGDMSFVGPRPQLVRDMVFMTPNQRMRHVILPGLTGWAQVNGRNSVTWERKLSLDIEYLENITFIGDIKIILMTVTKVFKRDGISADGMNTAEDFGDYLLRENKVTYNEYLKAMEESSEISGKKSYEL; from the coding sequence ATGAAGATGAAGAAGGTTTTTAAAATAGATAAGCATCAACATATTAAAAGTGGAATCTATAAAACATATTTTAAAAGACCCCTTGATGTAATATTAGCATTAATGGCCATTATTCTACTCTCTCCTGCACTGCTAGTTATAGCTATACTAATTAGGGTTAAGTTAGGTAGTCCTGTGATATTTAAACAGACAAGACCAGGTTTGAACGAAAGAATATTTACATTATATAAATTTAGAACAATGACCGATGAAAAAGATGAATATGGAAAGTTACTTTCAGATGAAATACGCTTAACAAAGTTCGGTAAATTCATAAGAAGTACTTCACTGGATGAACTCCCGGAATTATTTAATATCTTAAAAGGTGATATGTCGTTTGTCGGACCTAGACCACAACTTGTAAGAGATATGGTTTTTATGACACCTAATCAAAGAATGAGGCATGTTATATTACCAGGATTAACAGGTTGGGCACAAGTTAATGGAAGAAACAGTGTAACATGGGAGAGAAAACTATCTCTGGATATAGAGTATCTTGAGAATATTACATTTATTGGAGATATAAAGATTATATTGATGACTGTTACTAAAGTATTTAAAAGAGATGGTATAAGTGCAGATGGTATGAATACAGCAGAAGACTTTGGTGATTATTTATTAAGGGAAAATAAGGTCACTTACAATGAATATTTAAAGGCAATGGAAGAGAGTAGTGAAATTTCGGGTAAAAAATCTTATGAATTATAA